From a region of the Paenibacillus sp. R14(2021) genome:
- a CDS encoding polysaccharide deacetylase family protein has protein sequence MNRKLTVMSLVFVLAVILTGCYVTGMRWSSHSSKSSVVTGNGGTTRRTAAPGKQSQHGGYRNTPLGIYYRNQVIVLMYHEVAVKPMDDKALPLEKFKQQLLLMKQNNFHWITMEQYRQFILKDAKVPDNAVLMTFDDGYESYYTDTYPMLKQFHVPATNFLIVNTIGNPRHIGIPKLTWEQVQQMHREGYDFYNHTFDSHSYASHDGKGGKQLPELAAPMFMKDKNRRETTREYLARVTDDLSKADVVLSKKLGNKDHVLAFPYGAYNKAVLRICHMLGIDVTFTVKNGINGYGQRNGYRVNAGGLSDQPTVLIDLMKNGTRTKLPGSESSRFFLQLSVFSTAILGIVLMNLLLKAWEDKRGGRRLFRKR, from the coding sequence ATGAATCGCAAACTTACAGTAATGTCTCTTGTGTTTGTACTTGCGGTCATCTTGACAGGATGTTACGTCACCGGGATGAGATGGTCTTCGCATTCGTCTAAAAGCTCAGTAGTCACCGGGAACGGCGGAACGACCAGAAGAACGGCGGCTCCCGGGAAACAATCGCAGCATGGCGGTTACAGGAATACGCCGCTTGGCATCTATTATCGAAATCAAGTCATCGTCCTAATGTACCACGAAGTCGCGGTGAAGCCGATGGATGATAAGGCCCTTCCCCTAGAGAAGTTTAAGCAGCAGCTGCTGCTAATGAAGCAAAACAATTTTCACTGGATTACGATGGAGCAGTACAGACAGTTTATTTTGAAGGATGCGAAGGTGCCCGATAATGCAGTGCTGATGACGTTCGACGACGGTTATGAATCGTATTACACCGATACGTATCCGATGCTGAAGCAATTTCATGTGCCTGCGACGAATTTTCTTATTGTAAACACGATCGGAAATCCAAGGCATATCGGCATTCCTAAGCTGACCTGGGAGCAAGTGCAGCAGATGCACCGGGAAGGGTATGATTTCTATAACCATACCTTTGATTCGCACAGCTACGCTTCTCACGATGGTAAAGGCGGCAAACAGCTGCCTGAACTGGCTGCCCCGATGTTCATGAAAGACAAGAATCGCCGGGAAACGACAAGAGAGTATTTGGCACGGGTGACGGACGACCTGTCGAAGGCGGATGTGGTTCTATCAAAGAAGCTCGGCAATAAGGATCATGTGCTGGCTTTTCCTTACGGAGCCTACAATAAAGCGGTTCTTCGTATATGCCATATGCTTGGCATCGATGTCACGTTCACCGTTAAGAACGGTATTAACGGCTATGGACAGCGTAACGGCTACCGTGTGAATGCAGGTGGTCTTAGCGATCAACCGACAGTACTGATCGATCTGATGAAGAATGGTACCCGCACAAAATTACCGGGAAGCGAGTCTTCCCGGTTTTTTCTGCAGCTTAGCGTATTCAGCACAGCGATTCTGGGCATCGTCCTCATGAATTTGCTGCTAAAGGCTTGGGAGGACAAGCGTGGCGGTAGACGGTTGTTCCGGAAGCGATAG
- a CDS encoding ABC transporter ATP-binding protein — protein sequence MAGVRLEHVYKKYAGTDLASVKDFNLDIKDKEFLVLVGPSGCGKSTTLRMIAGLEEISEGKLFIGERLVNDVAPKDRDIAMVFQSYALYPHMNVYQNMAFGLKLRKFKKAEIDKRVREAAKILDIEHLLDRKPKALSGGQRQRVALGRAIVREPQVFLMDEPLSNLDAKLRGQMRAEISKLAKRLETTVIYVTHDQIEAMTMGDRIVVMKDGIIQQAASPEELYNHPVNIFVAGFIGAPSMNFITGTLAEAGGAVRFKATNIDVLVPDGKAQQLREKGLIGKEIILGIRPEDLHEEPVFHEASPQTIVTAHVEVAENLGHEMFLYLNGLGKDSVIARVDGRSGVKEGTNVKLALDMNKVHVFDKESELNVFEA from the coding sequence ATGGCTGGTGTACGCTTAGAGCACGTTTACAAAAAATATGCGGGAACTGATCTCGCTTCGGTAAAAGATTTCAACCTTGACATTAAAGACAAGGAGTTCTTGGTTCTCGTTGGTCCATCGGGTTGCGGTAAATCCACAACGCTTCGTATGATCGCAGGCTTGGAAGAAATTTCCGAAGGTAAACTGTTCATTGGCGAGCGTCTTGTTAATGACGTTGCCCCTAAAGATCGTGACATCGCGATGGTATTCCAATCCTACGCCCTGTACCCGCACATGAACGTGTACCAAAACATGGCTTTTGGTCTTAAACTTCGTAAATTCAAAAAAGCGGAAATCGACAAACGTGTTCGTGAAGCCGCTAAAATTCTAGATATCGAGCATTTGCTTGACCGTAAACCTAAAGCATTGTCCGGTGGTCAACGTCAACGTGTTGCACTTGGCCGTGCAATCGTTCGTGAGCCGCAAGTATTCTTGATGGATGAGCCGCTCTCCAACTTGGATGCTAAACTTCGTGGTCAAATGCGCGCGGAAATTTCCAAACTCGCTAAACGTCTGGAAACGACTGTTATCTACGTAACGCATGACCAAATCGAAGCTATGACGATGGGTGACCGTATCGTCGTTATGAAAGACGGTATCATCCAACAAGCTGCTTCTCCTGAAGAATTGTACAACCACCCGGTTAACATCTTCGTAGCAGGCTTTATCGGAGCACCTTCGATGAACTTTATCACAGGTACGCTTGCTGAAGCTGGCGGTGCAGTTCGCTTCAAAGCAACAAATATTGATGTTCTTGTTCCAGACGGCAAAGCACAACAGCTTCGCGAAAAAGGTCTGATCGGCAAAGAAATCATCTTGGGTATCCGTCCTGAAGATCTGCACGAAGAGCCAGTATTCCACGAAGCTTCCCCGCAAACGATCGTGACTGCTCACGTTGAAGTTGCTGAGAACCTGGGTCACGAAATGTTCCTGTACCTGAACGGTCTGGGCAAAGATTCCGTTATCGCTCGTGTTGACGGCCGCTCTGGCGTTAAAGAAGGTACGAACGTGAAGCTAGCTCTGGACATGAACAAAGTTCATGTTTTCGATAAAGAGAGCGAACTGAACGTATTTGAAGCTTAA
- the ppaX gene encoding pyrophosphatase PpaX codes for MTAKIKAILFDLDGTIMDTNELIIQSFLDALKGIVPADFNREHIIPSMGLPLSAQLQLFSGREQVDDLVAAYREVNLRLHDDYVSAFPYVKEVLERLHAAGIKIGIVTTKIRLTTERGLHFVGLYEYVEPDAIVTIDDVVQPKPHPEPVQRALEALGIAPGEAIMVGDSIVDIQAAEAAGTVSVGVAWSLKGEAKLKESGARHIIHDMRELYALVGLE; via the coding sequence ATGACTGCAAAGATTAAGGCCATATTGTTTGATTTAGACGGTACGATTATGGACACGAACGAACTGATTATCCAATCGTTTCTTGACGCACTGAAAGGCATTGTGCCAGCTGATTTTAACCGCGAGCATATCATTCCCAGCATGGGTCTTCCGCTGTCGGCGCAGCTGCAGCTGTTCTCGGGACGCGAGCAGGTAGACGATCTGGTAGCAGCCTATCGGGAAGTCAATCTGAGGCTGCATGACGACTATGTTTCGGCTTTCCCGTACGTAAAGGAAGTGCTCGAAAGATTGCATGCAGCAGGCATCAAAATCGGAATCGTAACGACCAAAATTCGGTTAACGACAGAACGAGGCCTGCACTTTGTCGGATTGTATGAGTACGTGGAGCCTGATGCTATCGTGACGATCGACGACGTCGTCCAGCCCAAGCCGCATCCCGAGCCGGTTCAACGAGCGCTGGAGGCACTTGGTATAGCGCCTGGCGAGGCAATAATGGTCGGCGACAGCATTGTCGATATACAAGCCGCCGAGGCCGCCGGCACTGTCTCCGTTGGCGTAGCTTGGTCATTGAAAGGCGAAGCAAAGCTTAAGGAAAGCGGTGCGCGTCATATCATTCATGACATGCGCGAGTTGTACGCACTCGTGGGATTGGAGTAG
- a CDS encoding DapH/DapD/GlmU-related protein, producing the protein MRNVERYPVEGPNALWQVYRTVSRFKAVRNFVFIQTARYCPSLPVKNWIYRRVLGMKVGRHSAFALMVMVDVFFPEKITVGDNSIIGYNTTILTHEYLIREYRLGAVQIGSNVMIGANTTILPGVVIGDGAVIAAGSVVHRDVQPGAFVGGNPIQEIRKG; encoded by the coding sequence TTGAGAAATGTGGAGCGTTATCCTGTGGAAGGGCCGAATGCGCTTTGGCAGGTCTACCGGACGGTAAGCCGCTTCAAGGCGGTGCGTAATTTTGTATTCATTCAGACGGCTCGCTACTGTCCGTCCCTGCCCGTAAAAAATTGGATTTACCGGCGGGTGCTCGGCATGAAGGTTGGCCGCCATTCTGCGTTTGCGCTGATGGTGATGGTGGATGTGTTCTTTCCAGAGAAAATTACCGTCGGCGATAACTCTATCATTGGATACAATACTACGATTCTTACACATGAATATTTGATTCGCGAATACCGGCTTGGCGCAGTGCAAATTGGCTCCAATGTCATGATTGGCGCGAATACAACGATTCTGCCAGGCGTTGTCATCGGTGACGGTGCTGTGATCGCTGCCGGTTCGGTCGTACATCGGGATGTTCAGCCCGGGGCCTTCGTCGGTGGAAATCCCATTCAAGAGATTCGCAAGGGGTAG
- a CDS encoding CdaR family transcriptional regulator, translated as MSDAKWISQLQAVLDCSVREHQLSLQDWTMLSGEQHRNLNIPLNQKKNTITIGDYISGHEGVTWFALHHDAERVEVLEIARKQLSDTELALIGWAVTHLLAGRSKTYEGIPESERYARELGAWIDEQLDVSDPKLLLPDRLVARGRLFTSMVPFLLVCEQAETGRASYNELERLLRTFLSEDVLIIPLKEQEWLILGPASLIHDAQSGERDEEDEESVEESLSSMAHGLHEMLSSEWIGECHLAVSHPISPANSIVSTTAILRETVHLGRAFHLGSNIHLPWLLHLERLLNTIPEVHRIKFVEQALKRTDAFLDPEILTTLETFFALDCNVSETAKKLYIHRNTLLYRLDKLKQETELDVRQFRDAVLVKIILLLYKVTKRA; from the coding sequence ATGAGTGATGCAAAATGGATCTCGCAATTACAAGCTGTTCTGGATTGCTCGGTCCGAGAGCATCAGCTCTCTTTGCAGGATTGGACAATGTTGAGCGGCGAGCAGCATCGTAACTTGAATATACCGCTGAATCAAAAAAAGAATACGATTACAATTGGTGATTATATCAGCGGACATGAAGGTGTAACATGGTTTGCGCTCCATCATGATGCTGAGCGCGTAGAAGTATTGGAGATTGCACGCAAGCAGCTAAGCGATACGGAATTGGCTCTTATCGGCTGGGCGGTTACTCATTTGCTGGCGGGCCGAAGCAAAACATATGAAGGAATTCCGGAATCGGAACGATACGCCAGAGAGCTTGGAGCATGGATCGACGAGCAATTGGATGTAAGCGACCCGAAACTGCTGCTTCCGGATCGATTGGTTGCCCGAGGGAGACTGTTTACCTCAATGGTTCCTTTTCTTCTCGTATGTGAGCAAGCTGAAACGGGGCGTGCCAGCTATAACGAGTTGGAAAGGCTGCTTCGGACCTTTTTATCTGAGGATGTTCTTATTATTCCGCTCAAAGAGCAGGAATGGCTTATTCTCGGACCGGCATCGCTTATACATGATGCCCAATCCGGCGAGCGTGACGAGGAAGATGAAGAGTCTGTCGAAGAAAGCTTGTCTTCAATGGCACACGGTCTTCATGAAATGCTTTCAAGCGAGTGGATAGGCGAATGCCATTTGGCTGTATCACATCCAATATCACCGGCGAACTCCATCGTTAGCACGACAGCCATCTTAAGGGAAACAGTTCATCTGGGAAGAGCCTTTCATTTGGGGTCCAATATTCATTTGCCATGGCTGCTGCACTTGGAGCGGTTATTAAATACAATTCCAGAGGTTCATCGCATTAAGTTCGTGGAACAAGCGTTGAAGCGAACCGACGCTTTTCTTGACCCGGAAATATTGACGACGCTCGAAACCTTCTTCGCGCTGGACTGCAATGTGAGCGAAACCGCGAAGAAGCTTTACATCCATCGCAATACGCTTCTTTACCGGCTGGACAAGCTTAAACAGGAGACTGAACTGGATGTCCGGCAGTTCCGTGACGCCGTCCTTGTCAAAATTATTTTACTATTGTATAAAGTGACGAAAAGGGCGTAG
- the lgt gene encoding prolipoprotein diacylglyceryl transferase, with product MFDLRLNPIAFSLGPISVHWYGIILGTAALVGLLLAVREGKRFGLSPDFFMDLLLLGVPSAIIGARIYFVSFKWYEYKDNFLDVFKIWNGGIAIYGALVGAFVCGIIYFRYKGYSFWRIADICAPSLIAGQMIGRWGNFVNQEAYGGPVDESFLRNTLHLPNWIVNQMNVEGVFHHPTFLYESLWNLVGLVILLVIRRRPFLRAGEQLFAYFIWYSIGRFYVEGLRTDSLAFQGADWAAKVMDAIWSPMTVVFTHGYLNPAEGNIRVSQLVSVLLVIAAVALIIIRRRTGAASTRYSDLIVNFKTGLPAGAETKKHQAASAEKSTIE from the coding sequence ATGTTTGATCTTCGTTTGAATCCGATTGCTTTTTCGCTTGGCCCCATTAGTGTGCATTGGTACGGCATTATTCTTGGAACTGCGGCGCTTGTCGGTTTGCTGCTGGCCGTTCGCGAAGGTAAACGTTTTGGTTTGTCGCCGGACTTTTTTATGGATTTGCTGCTGCTAGGGGTACCTTCGGCAATTATCGGAGCACGGATTTATTTTGTTTCGTTCAAATGGTACGAGTATAAGGATAATTTCTTGGACGTATTTAAAATTTGGAATGGCGGCATTGCCATTTATGGCGCGCTTGTCGGTGCGTTTGTGTGCGGCATTATTTATTTCCGATATAAAGGCTACAGTTTTTGGCGGATTGCCGATATCTGCGCTCCGTCCCTTATTGCAGGACAAATGATTGGCCGCTGGGGTAATTTCGTTAACCAAGAAGCTTACGGCGGACCGGTGGACGAAAGCTTCTTGCGCAATACACTCCATCTACCGAACTGGATCGTCAACCAGATGAACGTGGAAGGCGTATTCCACCATCCGACATTCCTATATGAATCGCTGTGGAACTTGGTAGGCCTTGTTATTCTGCTTGTTATTCGCCGCCGCCCATTCCTGCGCGCGGGGGAGCAGCTGTTTGCGTATTTCATCTGGTATTCCATTGGCCGATTCTATGTAGAAGGTTTGCGGACGGACAGCTTGGCATTCCAAGGTGCGGATTGGGCCGCTAAAGTGATGGATGCGATCTGGTCACCGATGACAGTCGTGTTCACGCACGGATACTTGAATCCGGCTGAGGGTAATATTCGCGTCTCCCAGCTGGTCTCTGTGCTGCTGGTCATTGCCGCTGTGGCGCTCATTATCATTCGCCGCCGAACGGGAGCTGCTTCCACACGTTACAGCGACCTGATCGTAAACTTCAAAACAGGGCTCCCTGCAGGAGCTGAAACGAAAAAGCACCAAGCTGCTTCGGCTGAGAAGAGCACGATTGAATAA
- a CDS encoding MraY family glycosyltransferase, whose product MIYAGSALICFLMVVLLVPISRRFAIQFGFVDRPSARKIHRAPVPLMGGAALYAGIVITLYIFQGATPLSLTISLGGLMLIIIGLADDAAKAGGKEFPVWPRVLVYLAAAVIPLLFGIRIEGLSSLNGMIIFPYWLAIVSSIVWVFALINMINFIDGVDGLASGVSTLSSLTLFVAALLKHQYPTALLAVILVGACAAFLIYNFYPARIFMGDAGAAFLGYALAVTAVDGAFKSATLVTVAVPLLALGVPILDTAVVMLRRLISGKGLHRADKLHTHHVLMRWGLTQIQTVSFIYLVAALFSLLSILLLLALS is encoded by the coding sequence ATGATATATGCAGGATCTGCATTGATTTGTTTTCTAATGGTGGTGTTACTTGTCCCAATCTCACGCAGATTTGCTATTCAGTTTGGATTTGTCGATCGGCCTTCTGCCCGGAAAATCCATCGCGCTCCTGTGCCGTTAATGGGCGGAGCTGCGCTATATGCCGGAATTGTCATTACGTTATATATTTTTCAAGGCGCAACGCCCCTAAGTCTGACCATAAGTCTCGGTGGCCTTATGCTAATCATAATCGGATTGGCGGATGATGCTGCAAAGGCCGGCGGCAAAGAGTTTCCGGTATGGCCGAGGGTGCTCGTATACCTGGCTGCGGCTGTTATCCCATTATTATTTGGAATACGTATCGAAGGGCTGTCCAGCCTGAACGGAATGATTATTTTCCCCTACTGGCTAGCTATTGTCAGCTCGATTGTTTGGGTGTTTGCTCTGATCAATATGATTAATTTTATTGATGGCGTGGATGGCTTGGCATCGGGCGTATCGACGCTCTCTTCATTAACATTGTTTGTCGCTGCGCTGCTCAAGCATCAGTATCCAACGGCATTGCTTGCTGTTATCTTGGTAGGAGCTTGCGCTGCGTTTCTCATTTATAATTTTTACCCAGCACGAATCTTCATGGGAGATGCCGGTGCGGCGTTTCTGGGCTATGCGTTGGCAGTCACGGCAGTGGACGGCGCATTTAAGAGCGCTACGTTGGTTACGGTAGCTGTTCCGCTCCTGGCCTTAGGCGTACCTATTCTAGATACAGCGGTTGTTATGTTGCGCAGGCTTATCTCTGGCAAGGGACTGCATCGCGCGGACAAGCTGCATACCCATCATGTCTTAATGCGCTGGGGCCTCACTCAGATCCAAACGGTGTCATTTATCTACTTGGTCGCGGCGCTGTTCTCGTTGCTATCTATTCTCCTACTCCTTGCCTTAAGCTGA
- a CDS encoding ATP phosphoribosyltransferase regulatory subunit, which translates to MSKPKVFEKPTGVKDYLPHAVTKLRQIENQVLACMASWGYEQIMTPTMEYYDTVGVASSTSDQKLFKLLNSRGTTLVLRSDMTAPIARVVSSVLKDAQFPIRLSYHSNVFRAIEEEAGREAEFFQTGVELVGDASPEADAEVVALAIASLKAAGVKRFKIAIGHVGFLNGLFEEALPGRRDAQEELKAYLLGRDFVGYREGLRALKLPEKVNNELEGIIRLRGGSEICNQALTLSLDKTAQDAIRHLCEMWDVLEAYGVHEHVMIDLTMIGDFKYYTGMTFEGYAADLGFPVASGGRYDNLLKQFGRPAPSTGFALKTTRILELVGAGGSEETAERVLIGYDAEGRTAALDQARQLRKAGAAAVVTAKMDASSQQALWEAAGAAGNGASIVYKGVTFTKLLTFFSGERGGKEA; encoded by the coding sequence ATGTCTAAACCGAAGGTTTTCGAGAAACCGACCGGTGTTAAGGATTATTTGCCGCATGCGGTGACAAAGCTGAGACAAATCGAGAATCAAGTGCTTGCTTGTATGGCCTCCTGGGGCTATGAGCAAATTATGACGCCTACGATGGAGTATTACGATACGGTTGGCGTAGCGAGCTCGACTTCGGATCAGAAGCTGTTTAAGCTGCTCAACAGCCGTGGAACGACGCTTGTTCTTCGTTCCGATATGACGGCTCCAATCGCTCGGGTGGTTTCCTCCGTGCTGAAGGACGCTCAGTTTCCCATTCGCTTGTCCTACCATTCCAATGTATTCCGCGCCATTGAAGAGGAGGCGGGACGCGAGGCGGAGTTTTTTCAAACCGGCGTAGAGTTGGTAGGCGATGCTTCTCCCGAGGCGGATGCGGAAGTGGTCGCTCTCGCGATTGCCTCATTGAAGGCGGCAGGCGTGAAACGGTTCAAAATTGCGATCGGCCATGTTGGCTTCTTGAACGGCCTGTTCGAGGAAGCGCTGCCTGGGCGAAGAGACGCGCAGGAAGAATTGAAGGCTTATCTGTTGGGCCGGGACTTCGTCGGGTACCGAGAAGGCCTTCGTGCCTTGAAGCTGCCTGAGAAGGTGAACAACGAGCTTGAGGGCATCATTCGGCTGCGGGGCGGCTCGGAAATATGCAATCAAGCGCTGACGCTGAGTCTCGATAAGACGGCGCAGGATGCGATCCGCCATCTATGCGAGATGTGGGATGTGCTTGAAGCCTACGGAGTTCACGAGCATGTAATGATTGATCTCACCATGATCGGCGATTTCAAATATTATACGGGCATGACGTTTGAAGGTTATGCTGCTGATCTGGGTTTCCCGGTGGCAAGCGGCGGCCGTTACGATAATTTGTTAAAGCAATTTGGGCGTCCGGCACCGTCTACGGGCTTCGCGCTGAAGACGACGCGCATCTTGGAGCTGGTCGGCGCCGGAGGCAGTGAAGAGACAGCTGAGCGCGTATTGATCGGCTACGATGCGGAAGGCCGCACGGCTGCGTTGGATCAGGCTCGGCAGCTTCGCAAGGCAGGCGCCGCGGCAGTTGTCACGGCGAAGATGGATGCTTCCTCGCAGCAAGCCCTGTGGGAAGCAGCTGGAGCAGCCGGCAATGGAGCCAGCATCGTGTATAAAGGCGTAACGTTCACGAAGCTGCTGACGTTCTTCAGCGGCGAACGGGGAGGCAAGGAAGCATGA
- a CDS encoding pro-sigmaK processing inhibitor BofA family protein: MKSIWMISLIVSSLLLIVVAFRNRLTFQWVKRFTLHLIAAAAVLYLLNYSGLISGYEVPMNPTTIGTVVLLGVPGIALVLGLQTTLF, translated from the coding sequence AAAGCATTTGGATGATTTCGCTTATTGTATCATCCCTGTTATTAATTGTAGTTGCGTTCCGTAATCGGCTTACCTTTCAGTGGGTGAAGAGATTCACGCTGCATTTGATTGCGGCAGCGGCAGTATTGTACCTGCTTAATTACTCTGGGCTTATATCGGGCTATGAAGTGCCCATGAACCCAACAACCATTGGGACGGTCGTGCTGCTTGGCGTACCCGGAATCGCGCTCGTGTTAGGACTCCAAACCACATTGTTCTAG
- the hprK gene encoding HPr(Ser) kinase/phosphatase, with the protein MAKKVKVSDLVSQFQLEILGGGDGLKRSITLDDLSRPGLEMAGYFDYYPKERVQILGKTEITFMDTLSKQERIDRIERLFDEETPCFIITRGLEAPSELLEQSNARQIPVLRSNSATTIFLSRITNFLERKLAPSATIHGVLVDVYGVGMLITGGSGIGKSETALELVKRSHRLVADDAVEIRQTSDGQLHGTAPELIRHLLEIRGLGIINVMTLFGAGAVRNNKRISVVIKLENWQADKQYDRLGLDEETTRIIDTDVPIVTVPVRPGRNLAVIIEVAAMNFRLKRMGYNAALQFTNKLTETIAEDSDDFD; encoded by the coding sequence GTGGCTAAGAAAGTAAAAGTGTCCGATCTGGTAAGCCAATTCCAACTTGAGATACTTGGCGGTGGAGATGGGCTGAAGCGGAGCATCACACTCGATGACTTGTCGCGTCCAGGACTCGAAATGGCCGGTTATTTCGATTACTATCCGAAGGAACGGGTTCAGATTCTCGGCAAGACGGAAATTACGTTCATGGATACGCTGAGCAAGCAGGAGCGCATTGACAGAATTGAACGGCTGTTTGATGAAGAGACGCCGTGTTTTATCATTACGCGCGGACTTGAAGCGCCATCGGAGCTGTTGGAGCAGTCGAATGCGCGCCAAATTCCGGTGCTTCGCAGCAATTCGGCAACGACGATCTTCCTTAGCCGGATTACGAACTTCCTTGAACGCAAGCTCGCTCCTTCCGCAACGATCCACGGCGTTCTTGTAGACGTCTACGGCGTGGGCATGTTGATTACAGGAGGCAGCGGCATCGGTAAGAGCGAGACCGCGCTTGAGCTGGTGAAGCGCAGCCACCGCCTGGTTGCGGACGATGCGGTTGAAATCCGCCAAACGTCAGACGGACAGCTGCACGGTACGGCGCCGGAATTAATTCGTCATTTATTGGAGATTCGCGGCTTGGGCATTATCAACGTTATGACGTTATTCGGAGCTGGAGCCGTTCGAAACAATAAGCGAATCAGCGTCGTTATCAAGCTCGAAAACTGGCAGGCGGATAAGCAGTATGACCGTCTCGGCTTAGATGAAGAAACAACCCGTATTATCGACACGGACGTCCCGATTGTAACGGTCCCGGTCCGTCCCGGCCGAAATTTGGCCGTCATTATTGAAGTGGCGGCCATGAATTTCAGGCTTAAACGGATGGGGTATAATGCAGCCCTTCAATTTACGAACAAACTGACGGAAACGATTGCGGAAGATTCGGATGATTTTGATTGA
- the hisG gene encoding ATP phosphoribosyltransferase: MSIKEMTAAGAANCELLKVAMPKGRIYKVASRLFREAGVPIPSDFDDTRKLIIELPEVGMSFIMAKPVDVPTYVEYGVADIGIVGKDVLMEENKDVYELLDLGIAKCRMSVIGLPDWKPAIHPRVATKYPSVASQYFREQGQQVEVIKLNGSIELAPLIGLADRIVDMVETGQTLRENGLVEMETIFGITSRLIANRVSYRMKNGEIQSLCDKLQQVITAQASV, from the coding sequence ATGAGCATTAAGGAAATGACTGCTGCCGGCGCGGCGAATTGCGAGCTGTTAAAGGTGGCGATGCCAAAAGGCCGGATCTATAAAGTGGCATCCAGGCTGTTTCGCGAAGCGGGCGTGCCGATTCCGAGCGACTTCGATGATACACGCAAGCTCATTATCGAGCTGCCGGAAGTGGGAATGTCATTCATCATGGCGAAGCCCGTTGACGTGCCAACCTATGTGGAGTACGGCGTAGCCGATATTGGTATCGTGGGCAAGGACGTCCTAATGGAAGAGAACAAAGACGTCTACGAGCTGCTGGATCTCGGCATCGCGAAGTGCCGGATGTCCGTAATCGGACTGCCGGACTGGAAGCCGGCCATTCACCCTCGCGTTGCAACGAAGTATCCAAGCGTTGCCTCGCAGTACTTCCGTGAGCAGGGGCAGCAGGTCGAGGTGATCAAGCTAAACGGTTCCATCGAGCTAGCGCCGCTCATTGGCCTGGCTGACCGTATTGTGGACATGGTGGAAACCGGGCAGACGCTGCGCGAGAACGGTTTGGTCGAGATGGAAACGATTTTCGGCATTACGAGCCGTTTGATCGCGAACCGCGTCAGCTATCGAATGAAGAACGGCGAAATTCAAAGCCTGTGCGATAAGCTGCAGCAAGTCATTACGGCACAAGCAAGCGTATAA